One window from the genome of Cricetulus griseus strain 17A/GY chromosome 2, alternate assembly CriGri-PICRH-1.0, whole genome shotgun sequence encodes:
- the LOC100756024 gene encoding testis-specific H1 histone, translating into MAEAAQPSGESQGAEVTIQIQQPTERALRTQARHSPRVLRVSQLLLRAIAGHRRLTLAALKKELGNAGYEVRRKINRHAGESTRAEKGTLLRVSGSDAAGYFRVWKVPKSRRKVGRSRLSLDRRSSKKTLLRSLRPRRPRSRRKAAKKAREVWRRNTRASKAKSRRARSRAGSSARSSARSSARSSARSSARSRTRSRTRSRTRSKATDQVCTRAKEQACARAREQAGARTRAQVCAKGKEQECAKAREQVGVRTRSQVCAKGKEQECAKAREQVGVRTRAQVCAKGKEQECAKAREQAHTESRVRAMDNSRVCPSREDPRPQSKDEKRPNTKSRDEKRQEPERLVKRTIQKPAVTKVDNASSGQAKARTKSSNKCEGPGCTGNP; encoded by the coding sequence ATGGCTGAGGCGGCCCAGCCCAGTGGGGAATCCCAAGGCGCAGAAGTTACGATCCAGATCCAGCAGCcgacagagagagctctgaggACACAGGCCAGGCACAGCCCGCGGGTGCTCAGAGTGTCCCAGCTTCTGCTCAGGGCCATCGCAGGCCACCGGCGGCTGACTCTGGCAGCACTCAAGAAGGAGCTGGGAAACGCCGGCTACGAAGTGCGCCGAAAGATCAACCGCCACGCCGGGGAATCCACTAGGGCCGAGAAGGGCACGCTCCTGCGGGTCAGTGGCAGCGATGCAGCGGGTTACTTCAGGGTCTGGAAGGTTCCAAAGTCGAGGAGAAAGGTGGGACGGTCCCGGCTGTCGCTGGACCGCCGCTCTTCAAAGAAGACACTGCTCCGATCCCTCAGACCCCGCAGGCCTCGTTCACGTCGCAAGGCAGCCAAGAAGGCCAGAGAAGTCTGGAGACGCAATACTAGGGCTTCGAAGGCAAAGTCCAGGAGGGCCAGATCAAGGGCAGGGTCAAGCGCCAGGTCAAGCGCCAGGTCAAGCGCCAGGTCAAGCGCCAGGTCAAGCGCCAGGTCAAGGACCAGGTCAAGGACCAGGTCAAGGACCAGGTCAAAGGCCACGGACCAGGTGTGCACCAGGGCCAAAGAACAGGCTTGTGCCAGGGCCAGGGAACAGGCTGGTGCCAGGACAAGGGCACAGGTGTGTGCCAAGGGCAAGGAGCAGGAGTGTGCCAAGGCTAGGGAACAGGTTGGTGTCAGGACAaggtcacaggtgtgtgccaaggGCAAGGAGCAGGAGTGTGCCAAGGCTAGGGAACAGGTTGGTGTCAGGACAAGGGCACAGGTGTGTGCCAAGGGCAAGGAGCAGGAGTGTGCCAAGGCCAGGGAACAAGCACATACGGAATCCAGGGTCAGGGCAATGGATAATAGCAGAGTATGTCCTTCAAGGGAAGACCCCAGGCCTCAATCTAAAGATGAGAAGAGGCCAAACACAAAATCTAGGGACGAGAAGAGGCAGGAACCTGAGAGGCTGGTCAAACGAACCATCCAGAAGCCAGCTGTGACCAAAGTTGACAATGCTTCCAGTGGACAAGCAAAGGCACGCACAAAGTCTTCTAACAAATGTGAAGGTCCTGGGTGCACAGGGAATCCCTAA